A genomic region of Friedmanniella luteola contains the following coding sequences:
- a CDS encoding GAF and ANTAR domain-containing protein, translated as MEPDGSASAAELGAGPEAVTDDKSPSSQEQSTQEDDLRRSVAALGTLASRELDLEQLLTRVAQFAVRAIPAAEGAGLTLIQLGRPNTVVVTADFVRQVDDIQYTLMQGPCVSAAADGRTVLSGSLGSDRRWPRFGSKVARLGVHSAVSLPLITSDGVVGAMNVYAHAKHAFDDHAAVLGEAFAGPAAIAVQNAAILAQALRLAEHLEASQRTRGIVDRAVGMLMSRSGDTEHDALERLRAISRHEERKLVDVAQQIIDETVRRARRRRDS; from the coding sequence ATGGAGCCCGACGGCAGCGCCTCAGCCGCCGAGCTGGGTGCCGGGCCGGAGGCCGTCACCGACGACAAGTCACCGTCGTCGCAGGAGCAGTCCACCCAGGAGGACGACCTGCGGCGCAGCGTCGCCGCGCTCGGGACGCTGGCCAGCCGCGAGCTCGACCTGGAGCAGCTGCTCACCCGGGTCGCCCAGTTCGCGGTCCGGGCCATCCCCGCCGCCGAGGGAGCGGGGCTGACCCTCATCCAGCTGGGCCGGCCGAACACCGTCGTCGTGACCGCCGACTTCGTCCGGCAGGTCGACGACATCCAGTACACCCTCATGCAGGGGCCGTGCGTCAGTGCCGCCGCCGACGGCCGCACCGTCCTGTCAGGATCGCTCGGCAGCGACCGACGCTGGCCCCGCTTCGGCTCCAAGGTCGCCCGTCTCGGCGTGCACAGCGCGGTGTCACTGCCCCTGATCACCTCCGACGGCGTCGTCGGCGCGATGAACGTCTACGCCCACGCCAAGCACGCCTTCGACGACCACGCGGCGGTCCTGGGCGAGGCGTTCGCCGGACCAGCCGCGATCGCCGTGCAGAACGCGGCGATCCTGGCGCAGGCGCTCCGGCTCGCCGAGCACCTCGAGGCCTCGCAGCGGACCCGCGGCATCGTCGACCGAGCAGTCGGGATGCTGATGAGCCGCTCCGGGGACACCGAGCACGACGCCCTGGAGCGGCTGCGCGCCATCAGCCGGCACGAGGAGCGCAAGCTCGTCGACGTGGCGCAGCAGATCATCGACGAGACGGTGCGTCGAGCCCGCCGGCGCCGGGACAGCTGA
- a CDS encoding nuclear transport factor 2 family protein translates to MTTDAPVAASRARSWTRRFPRDPQTRGWSQLPEPRVPGFSLLDLTRAVEEGDVDHQASCYAPAAEVLVVDPDNPPSAPQQLHGRPAIRAWLLHTRSRRLGLRVTDLVDGGDRVAFTERWYHQDGTTAVATSTAEIEHALITTCYTVLVWDHDPA, encoded by the coding sequence ATGACCACAGACGCACCCGTGGCCGCGAGCCGCGCGAGGTCCTGGACCCGTCGGTTCCCCCGCGACCCGCAGACCCGCGGCTGGAGCCAGCTGCCGGAGCCCAGGGTCCCCGGGTTCTCGCTGCTCGACCTCACCCGAGCCGTCGAGGAGGGCGACGTCGACCACCAGGCGTCGTGCTACGCACCTGCGGCGGAGGTGCTCGTCGTCGATCCCGACAACCCGCCCTCCGCACCCCAGCAGCTCCACGGCCGACCGGCGATCCGCGCCTGGCTGCTGCACACCCGCAGCCGCCGCCTCGGGCTGCGGGTCACCGACCTCGTGGACGGCGGCGACCGGGTCGCCTTCACCGAGCGCTGGTACCACCAGGACGGGACGACGGCGGTCGCGACCAGCACGGCCGAGATCGAGCACGCGCTGATCACCACCTGCTACACCGTCCTCGTCTGGGACCACGACCCGGCCTGA